In Acropora palmata chromosome 7, jaAcrPala1.3, whole genome shotgun sequence, one genomic interval encodes:
- the LOC141885647 gene encoding uncharacterized protein LOC141885647 — translation MEISVFLTPYYVTIEKQRSLEKCLEIAREIGDLGAEGCVYGNLGNAFQSLGDYRKAIQYNEKHLKIARKIGDRRGEGRVYGNLGNAYGSLADYRKAIDYFEKDLKIAREIGDRGGEGSAYGSLGNTYHSLGDYRKAIKYHEKHLEVATEIGDRGGEGGAYGNLGNAYTSLGDYRKAIEYSEKLLKIAVEIGARGGEGGAYANLGNCWTSLGDYRKAIEYHEKFLKIATEIGDRGGEGRGYGNLGIAYKSLGDYPKAIQYYEKQLKVAIEIGDWGGEGGAHGNLGKAYRSLGDYRKAIQCYEKLLKIAIEIGARCEEGGAYGNLGTAYASLAEYRKAIDYFEKGLKIAREIGNRGGEAGAYGNLGNTYHSLGDYRKAIEYQEKSLKIAIEIGDRGGEAGAYGNLGNTYHSLGDYRKAIEYHEKSLKIAIEIGDRDGEGSSYHNVGKVYSSLEQFETAVANFASALNVFNSLRSLLKSQDSWKIKYRERLETTYTALWKSFLMIGKVDEALFAAEQGRAQTLSGNLLIQFKLSASSSPTIFDTEGPMSRLFTKVITPTFFLGIEGVTINIWFLSRGNKVVFRKGRLEGDRTEKDPIHALLQSSLEKIGAKDTVRCEDRTFDKLENEQPFKPFYDAVIDPIVDMLGPQDDELVIVPDGALWFTPWAAVIQSIRIRTIPSLTSYQLILSAPEGHHQRKGALLVGNPCLSQLKKPEPALPSAQEEVEMIASILNTRALVGRQATKAEVMKRMSSVGLIHIAAHGNKHTGEIALSPNPGWTSDFPTKKDYILKMSDVQEANLRARLVVLSCCHSGRGRISKGEGVVGIARAFLAAGARSVLVSLWAIDDEATMVFMKSFYQHLKEGKTASVAVQESMKFLRESKDYSEMKYWAPFQLIGDDVKIEFEEEDDVKKFG, via the coding sequence atggagATCTCGGTGTTTCTTACGCCTTACTatgtgactatcgaaaagcaaCGGAGTCTTGAGAAATGTTTGGAAATTGCAAGAGAAATCGGGGATCTGGGTGCAGAAGGGTGCgtctatggaaatcttggtaatgcTTTCCAgtcgctgggtgactatcgaaaagccattcagtataatgaaaaacacttgaaaattgctAGAAAAATCGGTGATCGGCGTGGAGAGGGAAGAgtctatggaaatctcggtaatgcctaCGGCTCACTGGCGGACTATCGAAAAGCAAttgattattttgaaaaagatttgaaaattgcaagagaaatcggtgatcggggcggagaaggatcagcctatggaagtctcggaaATACCTaccactcactgggtgactatcgaaaagccattaagtatcatgaaaaacatttggaaGTTGCAacagaaatcggtgatcggggcggagaaggaggagcctatggaaaccttggtaatgcttacacctcactgggtgactatcgaaaagctaTTGAATATTCcgaaaaacttttgaaaattgcagtaGAAATTGGTgctcggggcggagaaggtgGAGCCTATGCAAATCTCGGTAATTGTTGGacctcactgggtgactatcgaaaagccattgagtatcatgaaaaattcttgaaaattgcaacagaaatcggtgatcggggcgggGAAGGAAGaggctatggaaatctcggtattgcttacaagtcactgggtgactatccgAAAGCCATTCAGTATtatgaaaaacagttgaaagttgccatagaaatcggtgattgGGGTGGAGAAGGTGGAGCccatggaaatctcggtaaagCCTACcgctcactgggtgactatcgaaaagccattcagTGTTATgaaaaactgttgaaaattgcaatagaaatcggtgctCGGTGTGAAGAAGgtggagcctatggaaatctcggtactGCCTACGCCTCACTGGCGGAGTATCGAAAAGCCAtagattattttgaaaaaggtttgaaaattgcaagagaaatcggtaatcggggcggagaagcaggagcctatggaaatctcggaaATACATaccactcactgggtgactatcgaaaggccattgagtatcaggaaaaatctttgaaaattgcaatagaaatcggtgatcggggtggagaagcaggagcctatggaaatctcggaaATACATaccactcactgggtgactatcgaaaggccattgagtatcatgaaaaatcgttgaaaattgcaatagaaatcggtgatcgggacGGAGAAGGTTCTTCTTATCACAACGTTGGAAAAGTATACTCTTCCCTTGAACAATTCGAGACCGCGGTGGCTAATTTTGCGTCCGCTCTGAATGTATTCAATTCTTTGAGATCTCTCTTGAAGTCTCAAGATagttggaaaataaaatatcgtGAGCGGCTCGAGACGACATACACTGCCTTATGGAAGTCGTTCCTTATGATTGGAAAGGTCGATGAGGCTTTGTTTGCGGCTGAACAAGGACGAGCGCAGACTTTGTCTGGCAATTTGTTGATTCAATTTAAACTATCTGCGTCCTCATCACCTACCATATTTGACACCGAAGGGCCAATGTCTCGCCTGTTTACAAAGGTTATTACACCAACTTTCTTTCTAGGAATTGAAGGAGTTACGATCAATATCTGGTTTCTCAGCAGAGGAAACAAAGTTGTATTTCGAAAAGGGAGGCTAGAGGGTGATAGAACAGAGAAAGATCCCATACACGCCTTACTTCAATCATCTTTAGAAAAAATCGGAGCTAAAGATACAGTAAGATGTGAAGATCGCACATTtgataaacttgaaaatgaacagCCGTTTAAGCCATTTTATGACGCAGTTATTGATCCAATTGTTGACATGCTTGGACCTCAAGACGATgagttggtcattgttccTGATGGTGCGCTGTGGTTTACCCCATGGGCCGCAGTAATCCAATCGATAAGGATTCGCACTATTCCATCActtacaagttatcaattgatccTAAGCGCACCTGAAGGACATCACCAGAGGAAAGGGGCGcttttggtcggaaatccgTGCTTAAGCCAGTTGAAGAAACCAGAACCAGCATTACCATCTGCTCAAGAGGAAGTGGAAATGattgcatcaattctcaaCACAAGAGCCCTAGTAGGGAGACAGGcgacaaaagctgaagtgatgaaacgGATGTCTTCAGTCGGTTTAATTCACATTGCTGCCCACGGAAACAAGCACACTGGAGAAATTGCCTTATCTCCAAATCCTGGTTGGACTTCCGACTTCCCTACAAAAAAAgattacattttgaaaatgtccgaCGTACAAGAGGCCAATCTTCGGGCTCGTCTTGTGGTCTTAAGctgctgtcacagtggacgaggcagaATCTCGAAGGGTGAGGGTGTGGTCGGCATCGCACGTGccttcttggcagctggtgctcgttctgtaTTGGTATCCCTGTGGGCAATAGATGACGAAGCTACCAtggtgttcatgaaaagtttctaccaacatctgaaggaaggaaaaaccgcCAGTGTTGCTGTTCAAGAATCGATGAAATTCCTTCGTGAATCTAAGGATTATTCTGAGATGAAGTACTGGGCTCCGttccaacttatcggagatgacgtcaaaattgAATTCGAGGAGGAGgatgacgtcaaaaaattTGGATAA